In Aspergillus luchuensis IFO 4308 DNA, chromosome 1, nearly complete sequence, the following are encoded in one genomic region:
- a CDS encoding uncharacterized protein (COG:S;~EggNog:ENOG410PXBH), producing MKHSIVVMDPEIGLDYRTPRLQNKWTREQRLLLCCLYEFFQRNTSAFRDIFNRVFESEVTECGFTEGIPSSTLRTQWGEMVRYSYPEWKEVQQHTSEGHWRWIPTLRRIRRTARLLGLHIVPNYVDDNEETCSHQQSLAPQVEMPEITPQHTSMTQRPERRDVGITEVQEQAPVPEIVDITQIDISLCTGGDKVCFWCVQEQILNKARKEPNTVGSRSRWTDEVPPVIYRWSNIDSQGVNSKMLFLAGLFADGRQFFTPGDISQEKFINYFSRHVHIDKTPSPFISTFRSMLSPVHRALWNKEGAIISIIDTHKLDTDVYPAIKLFREQNPRIRGYDGRGEFLVWGKIPPAAIICAVKISTIQQLADEHAQIGHFLQLDKLASHKYNRKQLHGELARDAGKLDHTSGYAIGKFLNSINLPFEFSREVSEGLFHSWRLKRQGTWESFHEGVCAGYDRSIPSTSVSEVGRPEFIVHDVSDDDSITECGSIAEDENMSDSESEDIGASSPCMGRELAAHTSERKPLSTPDGFFMRDTDDELITDEDGEEEVTGRQINLFSEQDSNRSAELITDWPEEDTQVLSSLNLHISQTRIPTIEIFDPKTGGWVQEQARLAQKMEEDDCQSYMQPPSSDDTQEMRGISVEGESDIMHDIETIYSILSMSRELSEDVLPHIRFVRDRERRRRWLLQ from the exons ATGAAACACTCGATTGTCGTGATGGATCCCGAGATTGGTCTTGACTATAGGACTCCACGACTCCAAAACAAATGGACACGGGAACAGAGACTGCTCCTCTGCTGTCTATATGAGTTCTTTCAAAGAAACACAAGCGCCTTCAGAGACATATTCAATCGAGTGTTTGAATCGGAGGTGACAGAATGCGGATTTACCGAGGGCATCCCATCAAGTACTCTACGCACGCAGTGGGGTGAAATGGTGAGATATTCGTACCCGGAGTGGAAAGAAGTTCAGCAGCATACATCCGAGGGACATTGGCGCTGGATTCCAACCTTGAGACGGATTAGAAGGACTGCGAGGTTATTAGGTCTACATATAGTCCCGAATTATGTCGACGACAATGAGGAAACTTGCAGCCATCAGCAGAGCCTGGCACCACAAGTCGAGATGCCAGAGATAACTCCTCAGCACACGTCTATGACACAGCGCCCTGAGAGAAGAGATGTTGGTATTACTGAAGTGCAGGAACAAGCCCCAGTACCAGAAATCGTGGATATAACTCAGATCGATATTAGCCTATGCACTGGCGGTGACAAAGTATGCTTTTGGTGTGTACAAGAGCAGATTTTGAAT AAAGCACGTAAAGAACCGAATACGGTGGGATCTCGTTCACGTTGGACTGATGAAGTGCCCCCTGTCATATACAGATGGTCTAATATCGACAGTCAAGGCGTCAATTCAAAAATGCTATTCCTGGCCGGACTTTTCGCAGATGGACGCCAATTCTTCACACCTGGGGATATATCTCAAGAAAAATTTATCAACTACTTCTCTAGACATGTTCACATCGACAAAACGCCATCACCGTTCATATCTACGTTTCGCTCAATGTTATCGCCTGTTCACAGAGCACTCTGGAACAAAGAAGGCGCTATTATATCCATCATTGACACACATAAGCTTGATACCGACGTATATCCCGCGATTAAGCTATTCAGGGAACAAAATCCGCGTATCCGAGGCTACGACGGTAGAGGCGAGTTCTTGGTATGGGGAAAGATACCACCTGCTGCTATAATATGTGCTGTTAAAATAAGCACGATACAACAGCTCGCAGATGAGCATGCTCAGATTGGGCATTTCCTACAGCTTGATAAACTTGCATCTCATAAATACAACAGAAAGCAGTTGCATGGCGAGCTAGCTAGAGATGCCGGCAAACTTGACCACACTTCGGGATATGCAATAGGAAAATTTCTTAACTCTATCAATCTCCCATTCGAGTTCAGCAGGGAGGTGAGCGAGGGCTTATTCCACTCCTGGAGACTGAAGAGGCAAGGAACTTGGGAGTCCTTTCATGAGGGAGTATGTGCTGGCTACGATCGCTCTATACCATCTACCAGTGTCAGCGAAGTCGGCCGTCCAGAATTCATTGTTCATGATGTATCGGATGACGACTCAATCACCGAGTGTGGATCTATTGCAGAAGACGAGAATATGAGTGATAGCGAATCTGAGGATATCGGTGCCAGCTCACCCTGCATGGGGCGCGAGTTAGCCGCACATACCTCAGAACGAAAACCCCTTTCCACTCCTGACGGGTTCTTCATGAGGGATACAGATGATGAACTGATAACAgacgaagatggagaagaagaagtcacTGGACGACAAATTAACCTATTTTCTGAGCAAGATTCTAACCGATCAGCTGAGCTGATTACGGATTGGCCTGAAGAAGACACTCAAGTACTGTCATCCTTGAACTTGCACATATCTCAGACCCGCATCCCTACCATCGAGATCTTCGACCCCAAAACTGGCGGATGGGTCCAAGAACAAGCGAGACTCGCGCAGAaaatggaagaggacgacTGTCAATCTTATATGCAGCCGCCATCCAGCGATGATACTCAGGAAATGAGGGGTATATCCGTGGAAGGCGAAAGCGACATTATGCATGATATTGAGACTATTTATTCAATTCTGAGCATGTCCCGTGAGTTGTCAGAGGATGTCCTGCCCCACATTCGGTTTGTGAGAGATCGAGAACGTCGACGACGCTGGCTTCTCCAGTAG
- a CDS encoding ENTH domain protein (COG:T,U;~EggNog:ENOG410PG0M;~InterPro:IPR013809,IPR011417,IPR014712,IPR008942;~PFAM:PF01417,PF07651;~go_component: GO:0030136 - clathrin-coated vesicle [Evidence IEA];~go_function: GO:0005543 - phospholipid binding [Evidence IEA];~go_function: GO:0005545 - 1-phosphatidylinositol binding [Evidence IEA];~go_function: GO:0030276 - clathrin binding [Evidence IEA];~go_process: GO:0048268 - clathrin coat assembly [Evidence IEA]): protein MSHNFEKSVKGATKIKLAAPKSKYIEHILVATHTGEAGVAEIFRTLQLRLRDSTWTIVFKALIVVHLMIREGQLDATLQYMAENPRRLAISGFSEVQSQGHNIRRYSDYLIARARAFEDTKTDYVRSGQGRMKRLTVEKGLLRETEIVQHQIHALLKCDLLTDDVENEISLTAFRLLVLDLLTLYSVMNEGTINVLEHYFEMSRPDSERALEIYKTFTVQTEEVVKFLGVARHFQSATRLEIPKLKHASTDLTRLLEDDLNDPDFNLRRREYLARKQGKSGGTPPPVSKTATGDRAVSNANTMPARPQTQPNPQTQKSNQSDLIDFFDSIEQNQQPMAQTNPFQQAQLQQQPQAMQFQQTGFPPQQQAFYAQPTGFQQPQPTGFDQQAAFGNQFAPQNIQQFGQPQQQQQAPQPLQPNHTGAGFGGYSAQPQTYGFQSNLAPIPQHDMSAFSQQQQMPMAQQQLQPQSTNPFRQSMLMSTPTGSATPATPLNRQNTNPFARRLSTVNPQLDTGVPQAYPQAQPQAPQQPAPLQAQRTGTNPFARASSVPPPQSQGLQPPAAAPLRPNPTGSTNPFRQSAFVNQQTGQGWHVGGQQGTMGGLEQLDTVPIFPRPGLS from the exons ATGTCTCACAACTTTGAGAAGTCGGTGAAGGGAGCCACCAAGATAAAG CTTGCGGCCCCCAAATCCAAATACATTGAACATATACTTGTTGCGACTCATACAGGCGAGGCAGGTGTTGCAGAGATATTTCGGACGCTGCAGCTCCGACTGCGCGACTCAACATGGACCATTGTTTTCAAAGCTCTTATTGTTGTCCACTTGATGATAAGGGAGGGACAGTTGGATGCTACATTGCAGTATATGGCAGAGAACCCCAGAAGACTTGCCATCAGTGGATTCTCAGAAG TACAGTCGCAAGGCCATAATATTCGAAGATACTCCGATTATCTCATCGCGCGTGCGCGTGCCTTCGAGGATACAAAGACCGACTACGTGCGAAGCGGACAAGGTCGGATGAAGAGACTGACAGTAGAAAAGGGACTTCTGAGGGAGACAGAAATAGTTCAACATCAGATCCATGCACTGCTCAAATGTGAC CTTCTCACTGACGACGTCGAGAACGAAATATCGTTGACCGCATTTCGCTTGCTGGTTTTGGATCTCTTGACCCTATATTCGGTGATGAACGAAGGAACAATAAACGTTCTTG AGCATTACTTTGAAATGTCGCGACCCGACAGCGAACGTGCGTTGGAAATATACAAGACATTTACGGTCCAAACGGAAGAAGTCGTGAAGTTTCTGGGAGTTGCTAGGCATTTCCAATCTGCGACGCGATTGGAGATCCCTAAGCTCAAACATGCTTCTACGGATCTTACGCGACTTCTGGAGGACGATCTCAATGACCCTGATTTCAACCTTCGCCGGCGAGAATATTTGGCACGGAAGCAAGGGAAAAGCGGCGGAACTCCTCCGCCTGTGAGTAAAACTGCGACAGGCGATAGGGCCGTGAGCAACGCGAACACTATGCCGGCACGGCCTCAAACCCAGCCGAATCCACAAACACAGAAGTCAAACCAATCGGACCTTATCGACTTCTTTGATTCAATCGAGCAGAACCAGCAGCCGATGGCCCAGACCAATCCGTTCCAGCAAGCGCAATTACAGCAGCAACCGCAGGCGATGCAGTTCCAGCAAACCGGGTTCCCACCGCAGCAACAGGCCTTCTACGCGCAACCGACGGGCTTCCAGCAGCCCCAACCGACTGGGTTTGACCAACAAGCGGCGTTTGGAAACCAGTTTGCGCCGCAGAATATTCAGCAATTTggccagccgcagcagcagcagcaggctccCCAACCTCTTCAACCCAACCACACGGGGGCCGGATTTGGTGGTTATTCGGCGCAGCCCCAGACATACGGTTTCCAGTCAAACCTCGCTCCCATCCCGCAGCATGACATGAGTGCATtctcccagcagcaacaaatgCCAATGGCTCAGCAGCAGTTGCAGCCACAGtcaaccaaccccttccGACAATCGATGTTAATGAGCACGCCGACCGGATCGGCCACGCCTGCCACTCCCCTTAATCGTCAAAATACGAACCCCTTCGCACGACGTTTATCAACAGTCAACCCGCAGCTTGATACCGGTGTTCCCCAAGCCTACCCGCAGGCGCAGCCGCAAGCGCCCCAACAGCCAGCGCCACTCCAAGCCCAGCGGACGGGAACTAATCCGTTTGCCCGTGCGTCCTCTGTTCCCCCACCGCAGTCCCAGGGCCTGCAACCTCCTGCTGCGGCTCCTCTGCGACCAAACCCTACGGGGAGCACGAACCCTTTCCGTCAGAGTGCCTTTGTGAACCAACAGACTGGCCAAGGGTGGCATGTCGGCGGGCAACAGGGCACAATGGGAGGCTTGGAGCAACTAGACACGGTGCCCATATTCCCGCGACCGGGGCTATCATAA